One genomic segment of [Pasteurella] aerogenes includes these proteins:
- the ycfH gene encoding putative deoxyribonuclease: MFIVDSHCHLDALDYENLHRDIADVIAKAQAREVKHVLAVGVTLRRYEQIVDALKSFESVSLSCGVHPLDLDDEPFDFERLLCLAADPKVVAIGETGLDYYYSAENKSLQQAVFAKQIDIANQLNKPVIVHTRSAREDTIALLKQHHAEKCGGVLHCFTENWEMAKQALDLGFYISISGIVTFKNAEDLREVVRKIPLDRLLVETDSPYLAPVPYRSKQNQPAYVREVCEYVATLKGISLEDCAKITTRNFEQLFKIQLQ, encoded by the coding sequence ATGTTTATAGTAGATAGCCATTGTCATTTAGATGCGTTGGATTATGAAAATTTACACCGAGATATTGCGGATGTGATTGCTAAAGCACAGGCTCGCGAGGTGAAACATGTATTGGCAGTGGGTGTGACTTTGCGTCGCTACGAACAAATTGTGGATGCATTAAAATCTTTTGAGTCAGTGTCGTTGTCTTGCGGCGTGCATCCTCTGGATTTGGATGATGAACCCTTTGATTTTGAGCGTTTGTTGTGTTTAGCGGCGGATCCGAAAGTGGTCGCCATCGGGGAAACCGGCTTGGATTATTATTACAGTGCCGAAAATAAAAGCCTACAACAAGCGGTGTTTGCAAAGCAAATTGACATTGCCAATCAGCTGAATAAGCCTGTGATCGTGCATACCCGTTCGGCGCGCGAAGATACGATAGCCTTGTTAAAACAACATCATGCGGAAAAGTGCGGTGGTGTTTTGCATTGTTTTACCGAAAATTGGGAGATGGCGAAACAAGCGTTGGACTTGGGATTTTATATTTCCATTTCAGGTATTGTCACCTTTAAAAATGCGGAAGATTTGCGCGAAGTCGTACGTAAAATTCCGTTGGATCGTTTGTTAGTGGAGACTGACAGTCCATATTTGGCGCCGGTACCTTATCGTAGTAAACAAAATCAGCCGGCGTATGTACGCGAAGTATGCGAATATGTGGCGACCTTAAAAGGGATTTCGTTGGAAGATTGTGCAAAAATAACCACGCGAAATTTTGAGCAACTTTTTAAAATTCAGCTACAATAG
- the surE gene encoding 5'-nucleotidase, with translation MHILLSNDDGIHAEGIKTLAYELRKFAQVTVVAPDRNRSAASSSLTLVQPLRPMKLDSGDYCINGTPADCVHLALNGFLSGQVDLVVSGINAGANLGDDVIYSGTVAAALEGRHLGLPSIAVSLDGRQHYESAAKVVADLIPKLHGELLNPREIININVPDLPYEQLKGIKVTHLGYRSFAAEVIKQQDPRGEHIYWIGPSGLPEYEQEGTDFYAVQNGYVSITPIQADMTAHHSLVALQDWLKSE, from the coding sequence ATGCATATTCTTTTATCAAATGACGACGGAATTCATGCTGAGGGGATCAAAACCCTAGCGTACGAATTGCGTAAATTCGCCCAAGTGACCGTCGTGGCGCCGGATCGTAACCGTAGTGCAGCGTCGAGTTCGTTAACGTTGGTGCAACCGTTGCGCCCGATGAAATTGGATAGTGGTGATTATTGTATTAACGGAACGCCGGCAGATTGTGTACATTTGGCACTCAACGGATTTTTATCTGGGCAGGTGGATTTGGTGGTTTCGGGGATTAATGCCGGGGCGAATTTAGGGGATGATGTGATTTATTCCGGCACCGTAGCAGCGGCATTAGAAGGGCGTCATTTGGGTTTACCTTCCATTGCGGTGTCTTTAGATGGACGCCAACATTATGAAAGTGCAGCAAAAGTGGTAGCGGATTTAATTCCAAAATTGCATGGCGAATTGCTTAATCCGCGGGAAATTATCAATATTAATGTACCGGATTTGCCTTATGAGCAATTAAAAGGTATTAAAGTGACCCATCTCGGTTACCGATCTTTCGCAGCGGAAGTGATCAAACAGCAAGATCCGCGTGGTGAACATATTTATTGGATTGGTCCTTCAGGGTTGCCTGAATACGAACAAGAGGGTACAGATTTTTATGCAGTACAAAACGGTTACGTCTCTATCACACCAATTCAAGCGGATATGACAGCTCATCATTCACTTGTCGCTTTACAAGATTGGTTAAAAAGTGAATAA
- the tmk gene encoding thymidylate kinase — MAGKFIVIEGLEGAGKSTAHQAVAETLQQLGVEQVVFTREPGGTPLAEKLRQLIKHETEEVVTDKAELLMLYAARVQLVENVIKPALRVGKWVVGDRHDLSSQAYQGGGRQLDASLLATLKQAVLGDFAPDFTLYLDIDPAVGLARARGRGELDRIEQQNLDFFHRTRAKYLQLVQQLPNAVVIDAAQSIEQVRADIQRAVIDFVNRVK, encoded by the coding sequence ATGGCAGGCAAATTTATTGTGATCGAAGGGTTGGAAGGCGCCGGTAAATCCACCGCACATCAGGCGGTTGCGGAGACCTTGCAACAATTGGGTGTAGAGCAGGTGGTATTTACCCGTGAACCGGGTGGCACGCCGTTGGCAGAAAAACTACGCCAATTGATCAAACATGAAACGGAAGAAGTAGTCACCGATAAAGCAGAATTATTGATGTTGTATGCGGCACGTGTGCAATTGGTGGAAAATGTGATTAAGCCCGCCTTGAGGGTAGGAAAATGGGTGGTTGGTGATCGTCATGACCTGTCTTCACAAGCCTATCAAGGTGGTGGTAGACAATTGGATGCCAGTTTATTGGCAACTTTGAAACAGGCGGTGTTGGGCGATTTCGCACCGGATTTTACCTTATATTTGGACATTGATCCGGCTGTGGGGTTGGCACGTGCGCGCGGGCGAGGCGAGTTAGACCGTATTGAGCAGCAAAACTTGGATTTTTTCCACCGCACTCGGGCTAAATATTTGCAATTAGTGCAGCAATTGCCGAATGCGGTGGTGATTGATGCGGCGCAATCAATTGAGCAAGTGCGCGCGGATATTCAGCGTGCGGTGATTGACTTTGTAAATCGTGTGAAATAA
- the lppB_1 gene encoding outer membrane antigenic lipoprotein B, protein MKKSFLVLPVAMAILTACSSDTPAPVESVDGTLTPGIMQPVDNSGATGGSWEPQIQQQSMPVEMNTPVVTQPTYQAPKPQSLPQAPAPTTPVSAPKSVPQNFEIPRNPQTNAPDYSKIDKGFYKGDSYTVRKGDTMFLIAYISGMDVNELAALNNMSEPYNLSVGQTLKVSNNRASATPTNTQTVAAAPVVTKPVQPAVTYTPGPNGTQYGSDGTITGPIKSSAGSVSAAAQQTVAGATTMTTTTVTQPAQTTSVQTTTPMPTTTATQAPVASNVAWSWPTNGKITQGFSSSDGGNKGIDIAGSRGQAVNAAAAGRVVYAGNALRGYGNLIIIKHNDDYLSAYAHNESILVKDQQEVKAGQQIAKMGSSGTTDVKLHFEIRYKGKSVDPLRYLPKR, encoded by the coding sequence ATGAAAAAATCGTTTTTAGTTTTGCCTGTTGCGATGGCAATTTTGACTGCCTGTAGTTCGGATACTCCGGCGCCGGTTGAAAGCGTTGATGGCACTTTAACGCCGGGTATTATGCAGCCGGTGGATAATAGTGGCGCGACTGGTGGATCTTGGGAGCCGCAAATTCAGCAGCAATCCATGCCAGTGGAAATGAACACGCCGGTGGTAACACAACCAACTTATCAAGCGCCGAAACCGCAATCTTTGCCACAAGCGCCTGCACCGACAACCCCTGTTAGTGCGCCTAAATCTGTGCCACAAAATTTTGAAATTCCACGTAATCCACAAACCAATGCACCGGATTACAGCAAAATCGATAAAGGTTTTTACAAAGGCGACAGCTATACGGTACGTAAGGGCGATACGATGTTCTTAATTGCTTATATTTCTGGTATGGATGTAAACGAATTGGCGGCATTGAACAATATGTCCGAGCCGTATAATTTAAGCGTTGGGCAAACCTTGAAAGTGTCAAACAATCGCGCGTCAGCAACGCCAACCAACACACAAACTGTTGCAGCGGCGCCAGTTGTGACTAAACCGGTACAACCGGCGGTGACCTATACGCCGGGTCCTAACGGTACTCAATATGGCTCTGATGGAACCATTACCGGTCCAATTAAATCTTCAGCAGGCAGTGTCAGTGCTGCGGCACAACAAACTGTAGCGGGTGCGACAACGATGACCACAACAACGGTCACTCAACCTGCACAAACTACGTCGGTCCAAACGACGACACCAATGCCAACGACCACCGCAACGCAAGCGCCGGTGGCATCTAATGTGGCTTGGAGCTGGCCGACTAATGGGAAAATTACACAAGGTTTTTCCAGTTCTGATGGTGGTAATAAAGGGATCGATATTGCCGGATCTCGTGGTCAAGCGGTTAATGCAGCCGCGGCAGGTCGTGTAGTGTATGCCGGTAATGCCTTGCGCGGTTATGGCAATCTGATTATCATTAAACATAATGATGATTACCTCAGTGCTTATGCGCATAACGAGTCGATCTTAGTTAAAGATCAACAAGAAGTAAAAGCGGGACAACAAATTGCGAAAATGGGAAGTTCCGGTACAACAGATGTGAAATTACACTTTGAAATTCGTTATAAAGGGAAATCCGTGGATCCGCTACGTTATTTGCCAAAACGTTAA
- the comF gene encoding competence protein F yields MNWFGVRCVQCQQKLAIPSHHLCSNCYRAIQRFHYCGYCGAALSAYARYCGNCLRQPPHWDQLVIAGHYSEPLSDLIHRFKFQRQFWLDHALARLMLLAIYDARRHYGLTRPEVIIPVPLHHLRQWQRGYNQAALIANVLAKKLRIPVDHQFIQRQKFTKTQRGLSAKDRRNNLKNAFQINAKNDRTYHSIALIDDVITTGSTLNEIALLLKKAGVVHIQVWGIAKT; encoded by the coding sequence ATGAACTGGTTCGGAGTACGTTGCGTACAATGCCAACAAAAATTAGCGATTCCCTCACATCATCTGTGCAGCAATTGTTATCGCGCCATTCAACGTTTTCATTATTGCGGATATTGTGGCGCCGCACTTTCCGCATATGCTCGTTATTGTGGAAATTGTTTACGCCAACCACCGCACTGGGATCAATTGGTGATCGCAGGTCATTATAGCGAACCACTGTCCGATTTAATTCATCGCTTTAAGTTTCAACGTCAATTTTGGCTGGATCACGCCTTGGCGCGCTTAATGTTGCTGGCAATTTATGATGCCCGACGACATTATGGATTAACCCGACCGGAAGTCATTATTCCCGTCCCGCTACATCATTTACGCCAATGGCAACGTGGCTATAATCAAGCAGCGCTCATCGCCAACGTGCTTGCCAAAAAATTGCGCATCCCCGTTGATCATCAATTTATTCAACGCCAAAAATTTACCAAAACACAACGCGGATTAAGCGCCAAAGATCGGCGTAACAACTTAAAAAATGCCTTTCAAATTAATGCAAAAAATGACCGCACTTATCATAGCATCGCCTTGATTGATGATGTGATCACCACTGGCTCAACCTTAAACGAAATCGCCTTATTACTCAAAAAAGCCGGCGTAGTGCATATTCAAGTTTGGGGTATCGCAAAAACTTAA
- a CDS encoding Protein of uncharacterised function (DUF1523): MRKVLKYFFLAVALLVHVVLFGVVNYVTPNYEVTNVTGVEVKRVDKDGPITKANPADGPTRDVYYIYTQKPNEQNVMVYRNEDTRWGFPFYFKFGSADLQAKAASFAGDHKLVEVKYYGWRIVMFDEFRNATSMREVTLEEGRSHPILAYVLYFCLLITLFFSVQFVRGWFDSENV; the protein is encoded by the coding sequence ATGCGGAAGGTTTTAAAATATTTCTTTTTAGCGGTGGCGTTATTAGTTCACGTGGTGTTATTTGGCGTGGTGAATTATGTGACGCCAAATTATGAAGTTACGAATGTGACCGGCGTTGAAGTAAAACGAGTGGATAAAGACGGACCGATTACCAAAGCCAATCCGGCAGATGGTCCAACGCGGGATGTGTACTATATTTATACACAAAAACCGAATGAGCAAAATGTGATGGTGTATCGTAATGAAGATACGCGCTGGGGTTTTCCATTTTATTTCAAATTCGGTTCGGCAGATTTACAAGCAAAAGCAGCAAGTTTTGCCGGCGATCATAAACTTGTAGAAGTGAAATACTATGGTTGGCGAATTGTGATGTTTGATGAATTCCGTAATGCGACCTCGATGCGTGAAGTGACATTGGAAGAAGGGCGTTCTCATCCAATTTTGGCGTATGTATTGTATTTCTGTTTGTTAATTACGCTGTTTTTCTCGGTGCAATTTGTCCGGGGTTGGTTTGATAGTGAGAACGTCTAA
- the lppB_3 gene encoding LppB, with the protein MNIFGAMYDKTMEWSKHRYATFWLSFVSFIEAIFFPIPPDVMLIPMSMTKPKSAVRLALYTAIASAVGGVVGYGLGYYAFDFVQHYIQQWGYQHHWETAISWFERWGVLVVFVAGFSPIPYKVFTICAGVMQMAFFPFLITAFVSRAARFLLVAKLAAWGGEKFAAKLRKSIEVIGWSVVVLAVVAYLILR; encoded by the coding sequence TTGAACATTTTTGGTGCTATGTATGATAAAACCATGGAATGGTCAAAACATCGCTATGCGACTTTTTGGCTTTCTTTTGTTAGTTTTATTGAGGCCATTTTCTTTCCTATTCCACCAGATGTGATGCTTATTCCGATGTCGATGACCAAGCCGAAAAGTGCGGTCAGATTGGCGCTTTATACCGCGATTGCTTCAGCAGTTGGCGGGGTTGTTGGATACGGGTTAGGTTATTATGCCTTTGATTTTGTTCAGCATTATATCCAACAATGGGGCTATCAACATCATTGGGAAACCGCGATTTCATGGTTTGAACGCTGGGGCGTGCTAGTGGTATTTGTCGCCGGTTTTTCGCCAATTCCGTACAAAGTCTTTACCATTTGTGCGGGTGTTATGCAAATGGCATTTTTCCCATTTTTGATTACCGCGTTTGTTTCCCGTGCGGCACGCTTTTTATTGGTTGCCAAATTAGCGGCTTGGGGCGGTGAGAAATTTGCGGCGAAATTACGCAAATCAATTGAAGTAATTGGTTGGTCAGTGGTCGTTCTCGCGGTCGTTGCCTATTTAATTTTAAGATAA
- the nfuA gene encoding Fe/S biogenesis protein NfuA, protein MQITISEAAQAHFRKLLDQQETGTNIRVFVVNPGTPKAECGVSYCPPNAVETTDTEMKYATFSAFVDEISLPFLEDAEIDYVTEELGSQLTLKAPNAKMRKVADDAPLIERVEYVIQSQINPQLAGHGGHITLLEITEDGYAILQFGGGCNGCSMVDVTLKDGIEKQLVSLFPEELKGAKDITEHQRGEHSYY, encoded by the coding sequence ATGCAAATTACTATTTCAGAGGCGGCGCAAGCCCATTTTCGTAAACTACTCGATCAACAAGAAACCGGTACCAATATTCGCGTATTTGTGGTAAACCCCGGCACACCAAAAGCAGAGTGCGGCGTATCCTATTGCCCGCCAAATGCGGTAGAAACGACTGATACCGAAATGAAATATGCGACTTTTTCAGCTTTTGTTGATGAAATCAGCTTGCCATTTTTGGAAGACGCAGAAATCGACTATGTTACCGAAGAATTGGGATCACAATTAACCCTCAAAGCACCTAATGCCAAAATGCGCAAAGTGGCGGATGATGCGCCATTAATTGAACGGGTAGAATATGTGATCCAAAGCCAAATTAACCCGCAATTAGCCGGACACGGTGGCCACATTACTTTATTAGAAATCACCGAAGATGGTTATGCGATTTTGCAATTCGGTGGTGGTTGCAATGGTTGCTCAATGGTTGATGTGACCTTAAAAGACGGGATAGAAAAACAATTAGTGAGCCTATTCCCAGAGGAATTAAAGGGTGCCAAAGATATTACCGAACATCAACGCGGCGAACATTCTTACTATTAA
- the ytfL gene encoding cystathionine-beta-synthase CBS domain protein — MGLFEAVLSIIALIIISAVVSSAEISLAGARKLKLQNLANDGDERAKLVLELQQHPGRFITVVQIGLNMVAILGGIIGESAIRPYLQRVLSGYTSAQWLEMAASWLSFILVTMAFILFADLMPKRVAMTNPERTALRTVRIMTFCIFVFKPLVWLFDTIANALFRLFKISTVREDNMTSADIVAMVDAGAEAGVLKAQEHYLIENIFDMQQRTVTSTMTTRENIVFLDRTFNREEVLTIIKHNPHSKFLICDNGLDKILGYVESHSLLTLYLQEEHHVPLTDQRILRKALFIPDTLSLYEVLELFKSSGEDFAVIVNEYALVVGIVTLNDVMSIVMGELVSSEEEQIIQRDESSWLVDGATPLEDVMRALGIEQFPDAENYETIGGFMMYMLRKIPKKTDFVLYDRYKFEIIDTENFKIDQLMVSLRTDLAPSEIEQSHT, encoded by the coding sequence ATGGGATTATTTGAGGCTGTGTTGAGCATTATTGCGCTGATCATTATCAGTGCGGTAGTGTCTTCCGCTGAAATTTCATTGGCGGGAGCGAGGAAACTGAAACTGCAAAATCTCGCTAATGATGGGGATGAACGAGCGAAATTGGTGTTGGAATTACAACAGCATCCAGGACGTTTTATTACCGTGGTACAAATTGGCTTGAATATGGTGGCGATTTTGGGCGGGATTATCGGCGAAAGCGCTATCCGTCCTTATTTGCAACGCGTGTTATCCGGATATACGTCAGCGCAATGGTTGGAAATGGCGGCATCTTGGTTATCTTTTATTTTGGTGACCATGGCGTTTATTTTATTTGCTGATTTGATGCCGAAACGGGTGGCGATGACCAATCCGGAACGTACTGCGCTGCGTACCGTGCGGATTATGACTTTTTGTATTTTTGTGTTTAAACCTTTGGTATGGTTATTTGATACGATTGCCAATGCATTATTTCGCTTGTTTAAAATTTCGACGGTACGTGAAGATAATATGACATCAGCGGATATTGTGGCGATGGTGGATGCCGGGGCGGAAGCGGGTGTGTTAAAAGCGCAAGAACATTATTTGATCGAAAATATTTTTGATATGCAGCAACGCACGGTTACTTCGACGATGACAACGCGTGAAAACATTGTTTTTTTAGACCGCACTTTTAATCGCGAAGAAGTTTTGACGATTATCAAACATAATCCGCATTCCAAATTTTTGATTTGCGATAATGGGTTGGATAAAATTTTAGGTTATGTGGAGTCGCATTCCTTGTTAACCTTGTATTTGCAAGAAGAGCATCATGTGCCTTTAACGGATCAACGTATTTTACGCAAGGCGCTTTTTATTCCGGATACCTTGTCATTGTATGAGGTGTTGGAATTATTTAAGTCATCTGGCGAAGATTTCGCCGTGATTGTCAATGAATATGCGTTGGTGGTGGGGATTGTGACCTTAAATGATGTGATGAGCATTGTCATGGGAGAATTGGTTTCCAGCGAAGAAGAACAAATTATTCAGCGTGACGAAAGTTCTTGGTTGGTGGACGGAGCGACGCCACTGGAGGATGTAATGCGTGCCTTGGGGATCGAGCAATTTCCTGACGCGGAAAATTACGAAACCATCGGCGGATTTATGATGTATATGCTGCGCAAGATTCCGAAGAAAACGGATTTTGTGCTGTATGATCGGTATAAATTTGAAATCATTGATACGGAGAATTTTAAAATCGATCAATTGATGGTATCTTTAAGAACGGACTTGGCGCCAAGCGAAATAGAACAATCCCATACCTAA
- a CDS encoding putative competence protein ComEA — translation MQLFKSISLALGLLSALLGANSALAATDPPPKPAAEQTAPVILSDTLNINTATAEEIQSALLGIGAKKAEAIVEYREKHGNFTAPEQLLEIQGIGKATLEKNKDRIVF, via the coding sequence ATGCAATTATTTAAATCAATCAGTCTGGCATTGGGCTTATTGAGCGCTTTATTGGGCGCTAATTCCGCCCTTGCCGCAACCGACCCACCGCCCAAGCCGGCGGCAGAACAAACAGCGCCAGTCATATTGAGCGATACACTCAATATTAACACTGCTACTGCTGAAGAAATTCAAAGCGCATTACTCGGCATTGGTGCAAAAAAAGCGGAAGCGATTGTAGAATATCGGGAAAAACACGGTAATTTCACCGCCCCCGAACAGTTGTTGGAAATCCAAGGTATCGGCAAAGCTACGTTGGAGAAAAATAAAGATCGTATTGTTTTTTAA
- the holB_1 gene encoding DNA polymerase III subunit delta', with translation MNVALYPWLVPYYQQLMQTLHQGVLPHALLFRSDQGLGVEQLVDAVSHRLLCTQPQGDEPCGQCHSCHLFSAGNHPDYARLAPIENKDIGVEQVREINEKVTQHAQQNGNKVVVIQGAERLTEAAANALLKTLEEPRPNTYFLLQVDISASLLATIHSRCQSWLINTPPQAVAMAWLQEQSAQEISEIQTALLVSYGRPLAALTMLTQGLLTKRKDFLRQFWVFYVRRSPLELLPYFENELLFQQLDWLAGFLSDALKAKLGIRQGWICQDVVRGIEQFNQKQTALGLLRANQIISQVRSDLLQINGVNQELMLLDGLTKLVTEVFEENNKQDFF, from the coding sequence ATGAACGTGGCGCTTTATCCTTGGTTAGTTCCCTATTACCAACAATTGATGCAAACCCTTCATCAAGGGGTGTTGCCGCATGCGTTGTTGTTTCGTTCGGATCAAGGATTGGGAGTAGAGCAATTAGTTGACGCAGTGTCGCATCGTTTACTTTGTACGCAACCACAAGGAGACGAACCTTGCGGACAATGTCATAGTTGTCATTTATTTTCTGCCGGAAATCACCCAGATTATGCGCGCTTGGCGCCGATAGAGAATAAAGATATTGGCGTGGAGCAAGTGCGTGAAATTAATGAAAAAGTTACGCAACACGCGCAGCAAAATGGCAATAAAGTGGTTGTGATTCAAGGGGCGGAACGTTTAACCGAAGCCGCAGCGAATGCTTTGTTGAAAACCTTGGAAGAACCTCGTCCGAACACTTATTTTTTATTGCAAGTGGACATCTCAGCAAGTTTGTTAGCAACTATTCACAGTCGTTGTCAAAGTTGGTTAATCAATACGCCACCACAAGCGGTAGCGATGGCTTGGTTGCAGGAGCAAAGTGCGCAAGAAATAAGCGAAATTCAGACCGCACTTTTGGTGAGCTATGGGCGTCCATTAGCTGCGTTGACCATGTTGACGCAAGGATTATTAACCAAACGGAAGGATTTTCTACGTCAATTTTGGGTGTTTTATGTGCGGCGCTCGCCTTTGGAGCTGTTGCCTTATTTTGAAAATGAGTTGTTATTTCAACAATTGGATTGGCTGGCGGGCTTTTTGTCTGATGCGCTGAAAGCGAAACTTGGTATACGTCAAGGTTGGATTTGTCAGGATGTGGTACGCGGTATTGAACAATTTAATCAAAAACAGACCGCACTTGGATTGTTGCGTGCTAATCAAATTATTAGTCAAGTGCGGTCAGATTTATTGCAAATTAACGGGGTTAATCAAGAGTTAATGTTATTAGACGGATTGACTAAATTGGTTACCGAGGTTTTTGAAGAGAATAACAAACAGGACTTTTTTTAG
- the lppB_2 gene encoding outer membrane antigenic lipoprotein B: MNKLLLLLSIVFGLSACASEEIKDENALPPGIMQAVDGTGAVEGGSWLPEIEQSSMPANMN, from the coding sequence ATGAATAAATTACTATTATTGTTGTCTATAGTTTTTGGGTTGAGCGCTTGTGCATCGGAAGAAATTAAAGATGAAAATGCGTTACCGCCGGGAATTATGCAAGCGGTGGACGGAACGGGTGCAGTCGAGGGCGGCAGTTGGTTGCCGGAAATTGAACAATCAAGCATGCCAGCGAATATGAATTAA
- the yceG gene encoding putative aminodeoxychorismate lyase, with the protein MKKFLLGLSVFIVILAAVAAWAYQKINAFVEIPVQTQPDQLLVLERGTTGNKLAALFEQEKLVDDAKLLPWLLKLRPDLNKVKAGTYALNGVKTVGDVLQLLNSGKEVQFNVQFIEGETFKAWQKKLEKAPHLKQTLVGKTDVEIFDALQLPDFAKAIHEQKKIEGWLYPDTYNYTPNSTDLDLLKRAAKRMEKALQQAWEQRDPNLPLNNPYELLILASIVEKETAVAAERGKVASVFINRLNKNMPLQTDPTIIYGMGEAYNGNIRRKDLETPGPYNTYLNLGLPPTPIAMPAESTLQAVANPEKTDYLYFVADGSGGHKFSRTLMEHNRAVQEYLRWYRNQQKGK; encoded by the coding sequence ATGAAAAAATTTTTATTGGGATTAAGTGTTTTTATTGTGATTTTGGCGGCGGTTGCCGCATGGGCATATCAGAAAATCAACGCATTTGTTGAGATTCCGGTACAAACGCAACCGGATCAGTTGTTGGTGTTAGAACGTGGCACAACGGGCAATAAATTGGCGGCTTTATTTGAACAAGAAAAATTAGTGGATGATGCCAAATTATTGCCATGGTTGTTGAAATTACGACCGGATTTAAATAAAGTCAAAGCGGGAACCTATGCTTTAAATGGGGTGAAAACCGTGGGCGATGTATTGCAATTATTAAATTCAGGCAAAGAAGTGCAATTTAATGTGCAATTTATTGAAGGCGAAACCTTTAAGGCATGGCAAAAAAAATTAGAAAAAGCACCGCACTTAAAACAAACTTTGGTGGGTAAAACTGACGTGGAGATTTTCGATGCGTTGCAATTGCCGGATTTTGCCAAAGCCATTCATGAACAAAAGAAGATAGAAGGTTGGTTGTATCCGGATACTTATAATTATACGCCAAATTCGACAGATCTGGATTTATTAAAACGTGCGGCTAAACGGATGGAAAAGGCGTTGCAACAAGCGTGGGAACAGCGTGATCCAAATTTGCCGCTGAACAATCCTTATGAATTATTGATTTTGGCGTCCATTGTGGAAAAAGAAACCGCGGTGGCAGCAGAACGTGGCAAAGTGGCTTCTGTGTTTATTAACCGATTAAATAAAAATATGCCGCTGCAAACAGATCCAACGATTATTTACGGGATGGGTGAGGCGTATAATGGGAATATTCGGCGTAAAGATTTGGAAACGCCGGGGCCTTATAATACCTATTTAAATTTAGGTTTGCCGCCAACGCCGATCGCCATGCCGGCGGAAAGTACCTTGCAAGCGGTCGCAAATCCTGAAAAAACCGATTATTTATATTTTGTAGCGGACGGTTCTGGCGGACATAAATTCAGCCGAACTTTAATGGAACATAATCGCGCAGTACAAGAATATTTGCGTTGGTATAGAAACCAGCAAAAAGGAAAATAA